The sequence TCAAGAATTTCATCTCAAATAGAACCCGATTCACTTGCTTTGATTGAAGTGTTTACCGATCCAGAATTTTTAAAAGAGAACAATTTTACAAAAGATGACGTTCTTTCCATGTTTATTCCTAATACGTATGAATTCTATTGGAATACCACACCATTAAAAGTTCGAAACCAAATGCAAAAAGAATATAATCGTTTTTGGAATGAAGAACGTAAAGCAAAAGCAAAAAAGCTAGGATTAACTCCTACAGAAGTTGTTACATTAGCGTCAATTGTACAGAAAGAAACTGCAAAAGTAGATGAACGTCCAAAAGTTGCGGGAGCTTATTTAAATCGTCTTGAAAAAGGAATGCTTTTACAAGCTGATCCAACAGTGGTTTATTCTAAAAAATTACTTTCAAACGATTTTGAACAAATAATTAAACGAGTTTATTTAAAAGATTTGAAATTAAATTCGCCTTACAATACCTACATGTACACTGGTTTACCTCCAGGACCAATTGCCATGCCTGATATTAGTTCAATAGATGCAGTTTTAAATCCAGAAAAACATAATTATATTTTCTTCTGTGCAAGTGTTGAAAGAATGGGATATCATGAATTTGCAGAAAATTTAGCACAACATAATGTTAATCGAGATAAATATTCAGCTTGGTTAGATAAGAATAATATTCAATAAATTTAATAGCATCTTTTTAGGTGCTATTTTTTTTTGAGTATGACGTTTTGATGGTTGTGTTATGAATGAGGAGCAAAAAATTTAACTAAAATTTTTATTAAAAACAAGTAAAAAGTGATGTTTTTTAATCATTGTAAATAATTGATTGTTAGTTATTTAGTTTTCGTGAAGTGTTAAAAAATGAGTTAAAGAGTCGGATTTAATATTGGTTTGATATTTAAGTCGTAAATTTGCACTGCTAATATCAAGTAGTGACAGGGCTTGAGAAAACAAATTTAATGATAAAAAAATGTTCTTATTTTATTGGAATTATTACTCTAATAGTTTTAGTTTTATCTGCTTTTAAAAAGTATGAAACAGAGTCGATTTCTAAATTTTTGACTACAGCAAAGGAAAATATTACTTATCATGTTCCTACAGAAAATGAGGTTTCAGAAAAATTACTAGCTGATAATTACAAAGTAATTCCAATTACAAAAAGTAAATCTTTTATTGAATTTAAAGAGGCTCTTGCAGAAAGAGAGTCAGCAGGAGAATATGATATTGTAAATTCTTATGGTTATATGGGAAAATATCAATTTGGTAAATCTGCTTTAAAAACGATAGGGATAAATGATTCGCAAGAATTTCTTGATAATCCAGCCATGCAAGAAAAAGCATTTGTAGCTTTACTTCAAATTAACAAATGGATATTAAGAAAAGAAATTTTAAAGTACCAAGGTAAAAGAGTAGGTGGCGTTTTAATAACTGAATCAGGAATTTTAGCCGCAGCTCATTTGGGTGGAGCAGGTTCTGTTCAAGATTTTTTAAGATCAAATGGTACAGTTAGTTTTAGTGATGGTTATGGTACAAATATAAAACACTATATAAAAAAATTTGCCGGATACGATACTTCAAATATAACCGAAGACAAACAAGCGATGGTTATGTAATGTAAGAAATTAGCAAAAAGTTTCATTAGAAATAATGGAGCTTTTTTTTTGGTAAATTGTAATTGTTGATGTACCTTTGGAAAGTATACAAAAAATTCCGGAAGACATGTTTGAGTTTCAACAGTACATTGCTTTCTTAATCGGAATGGGCATTTTAACAATGGGATTCTGGTTAATGTTTTTCTTAGTTGGTTTCGTTTTCTACTGGGCAATCGGTGGAGCTAGAGATTTAATGCAAGAAAAAGCAGCAAAGAGAAAAGCTTAAGAAATTTTGCTTTATAAAAAAGAGAACTAAATTTAGTTCTCTTTTTTTATTTCTCATAATAATATTGAAATCAATCCTATAAAGAAATCAATTATCATGTTGATTAAATTTAATAGTATCATAATTTATTTTTTTAGTTTAGTTAATTAGTCACAACTTACGCATTCTAGTTTATCATCAATTAGTTTATAAAAATTAATTCCACTTTGGATATTGTTATTGTAATCAAAAGAAATATCGTTGGTTTTGTTAATTCTAACTATTTTAGAATTAGGTAAATATAATATAATTTTAACAGAATTATTGTATTTATCTAGATTGTTTTTTTCTGTTAAAATAGCGTTTGCAAACTCGATGTTATTATTATCAATCTTTGAGTAATATTCTAGCATTGTTGGTGTTTCTGTAATTGAGGCCTTTCCTGAATTGTTATTAATTACAATTGAACTAGATTTTGAATATGAAGCTTCTGTTATAATTTCAAAATATCCATCCTGATTTGTAGTTGATTTAATTTCAAATTCAATATCATCTTCTTCTTTATAAATTTTACCGTTGCTTAACGAATCATTCATTCCGTAAAACCTAGGATCACGAATAAAGTCAATTTTTAAAGTATCATTTGTGATATGATCTAAAGATTTCTTAACTACAGTAACTTTACTTGTATCGTCAATAAATTTTTTGATAAGATCGTTTTTTGATTCAACTTCAATCATGATTACACTGAAACAAATAATAGCTGCTCCCCAAGTAAAACCAAGTAAAATTGAAATTAGTCCCACATATTTAATATTTTTATATAAACAACTTAGTCCTGTTATGAAAATAATTAATGAAGGAATAAATGCAATAAGGAAAACTGAGGTTAAAATCATCCAAGTTGGATATCCAAGTTTAACGATTTCTTCAATTGGAAAATTATTAAATTTAGCTAATGAGATTGTGTTAAAAACAAATATCATAATTGCTGATCCAATCATTCCCATCGACCCGATGAAAACACAAGCTATTCCTAATAGTTTTAGAATTATTTCGCTAAGTTTTGTTCCAGCATCTTTAAATCTTTGAGTGTCAATGTTTCTTATATTATTACCAATTTGATCAAAGTTTTCTCTAACTTGTTTTTCAATGTTTGAAATATTTACTGGCTCTCCTTTCATTTCTAATATATCCGAAACTGTTTTAGCCTTTGGAATAATAATCCATAGAATAGGATAGATGATTATACTAGATCCATAAACAAAAATCAATAAGATGAACAAAATTCGAATCCAAACGACATCAATATTAAAATAATTAGAAAGACCTGATAAAACACCTCCTAAAACTCTTTTTTCTCCATCTCTAAATAGTTTTCTTGGTCTTTTAATATAGTTTTCATTGGTTGAATTTTGCTCAGTTTGACTTTGCGATTCATTTTCATCATCCAAACGATAATCTTCTGGCTGTCCCATTACTTGTATGATATTATCTACATCAAGCATGCTAATAACACCCGTTTTTGGATTTATTTTTTCAGAAAAAATTTCAGCAATTCGACTTTCTATATCATTTATGATTTCTTCTTTTCCATCAGTATTTAATGAATTTTTTATGGCTTGTAGATAATTGCTTAATTTATCATACGCATCTTCATCGATATGAAAAAATAATCCGGCTATATTTATGGTTACTGTTTTATTCATTGTTTTATTGTTTTTCGGTTATTAGTTTTACAGCATTTGATAATTCGGTCCAGGTTAGGGCTAGCTCTTTTAAAAAACTTTCGCCTTGTTCTGTTAATTTGTAATACTTTCTCGGTGGACCTGAAGTTGATTCTTCCCACCGATAACTTAATAAATCATCATTTTTTAGTCTTGTTAGAAGTGGATAAATCGTACCCTCAACTACTAACAATTTTGCGTCTTTTAGCATATCCAGTATTTCAGAAGTATAACAATCTTTATCTTTTAAAAGAGAAAGAATGCAAAACTCTAAAATACCTTTTCGCATTTGGGCTTTAGTGTTTTCAATATTCATAGAACGTATTTTTTATTGATATATCTTATTTATTGTAAAGCAAAGATATAAACAAAAGCAGGTATTTTGTATTACATAGTACTGTATTTTAACTTAAAATTAACATTTGCTTAATTTAAAAATAATTGCTTTATTTATTTGTTTATATGTAAAAAAGATTAATTTTAGCCTCACAAAAAAACACAATACTTATGGAATTCACACCTTCAAAATTAAATGCTTATTTATTTGCGAAGTTGCCCTCGGCCTATTGGTCTGGAGTTCGCGTATCATCTATTGATGAAAATAAATGCATTGTTTGTGTAAAACACAAATGGTTTAATCAAAATCCTTTTAAGTCAATGTATTTTGCTGTTCAAGCTATGGCAGCTGAATTGAGTACTGGTGCTTTGGTTATGTTACAAATTCAAAAATCTAAACAGAAAATATCCATGTTAGTTGCTAATAATAATGGAAGTTATGCCAAAAAAGCTACAGGTAAAATTACATTTACATGTAATGACGGCAGTAAAATCAAAGAAGCCATAAATTTGGCTATTGAAACTGGCGAAGGACAAAAAATTTGGATGCAATCTATCGGTAAAGATGAGGTTGGAGACCAAGTTTCTGAAATGAATTTTGAATGGACCATAAAAGTTAAACGCTCATGAAAGTTTTGATTACTGGTGCTACTGGTTTTATTGGCACTTCAATTTCTGATTTTTTATTAGATAAAGGTTTAGAGATTAATTATCTAACCACAACAAAAAGTAAAATTGAATCAACTGTAAATTATAAAGGATTTTATTGGAATCCCGAAAAGAATGAGATTGATTCTAAGTGTATTGAGGGAGTTGATTATATAGTTAATCTGTCTGGGAAATCTATTGGTTGTAGATGGAATTCTAAGAATAAAAGCGAAATTCTAAAAAGTCGAATTGATAGTTCTAAAACTTTGTTTAAGTTATTAGAAACGAATAATCACAATGTAAAAAAAATAATTAGTGCTTCTGCAATTGGAATTTACAAAAATGATATTAGAAAATTACAATCAGAAACGGAAACTAATTATAATACAGATTTTCTTGGTACAGTTTGTAAACAATGGGAAGCTGAAAACGAAAAATTTAATGACTTAGGTATAGAAACTTTAATTGTGCGTTTTGGTTTGGTTTTATCTGACAAAAATGGCGCATTACCAAAGTTTGCAAAAGCTGTTAAAAATTACATGGCAAGTCCTTTTGGAACAGGAAATCAATGGTATTCGTGGATTCATATTCATGATTTGGTTAGAGTTATTGATTTTGGCTTAAAAACAGAAACAGCTGGAGTTTTAAATGCAGTTACGCCATATCCGAAAACGCAAAAAGATTTTTTGGCTACTTTGTCAAGAACTTTAGATAAGAAGATGATTATGCCAGCAATTCCTACTGGAGTTCTGAAAGTCTTTTTTGGTGAAATGCATCATCTTTTGACTGATAGTCAGAAAATTAGTTCTAATAAGTTGTTGAATTTAGGTTTTGAGTTTAAATATCCTTTACTTAAAGATGCTTTGAGAAACTTTTATAAATAAAGAATTACTATAAAAATTTAAGTCCTTAGAATGCTAAGGACCTAAATTTTATATTTTAGTGGTAAATGAACTACTTTTTTGGTTTCAAAGAAGTCATTATCAAATATTTCTGTAAGATTATAAAGTGTAGCTTTTGGAAAATCTTTTAATTCTTCAGTTAAATCACCACCTTTTAAATAAAGAATTCCATTTTCTAAATCGTGATTATTTTTCTTTTTAGTTTTGTCTTTAACCCATTTTACAAAATCGGGCATATTTGTAACAGCTCTACTGATTACAAAATCGAATTCTTCTTTAACTAATTCGGCACGTTTTTGTTCTGCTTTTAAATTTTTCAATCCAATTGCAGTTGCAACCTCATTAACAACTTTAATCTTTTTGGCAATAACATCAATTGCGTAAAAATTAGTTTCAGGAAATAAAATAGCTAACGGAATAGCAGGAAAGCCACCTCCGGTGCCAACATCCATTACTGTACTTCCTGGTTTAAAAGCTTGTATTTTTGCAATACCAAGTGAATGTAAAATGTGTTTTGTATATAATTCATCGATATCTTTTCTTGAAATTACATTTATCTTTGCATTCCAATCTTGATACAGAATCTCTAACATTTCGAATTGTTTTACCTGATTTTCAGTCAAATCAGGAAAATAACGTAAAATATCCTTCATAAATTTGAATTTGTGCAAAAGTACGTTTTATCTTATTAAATTAAGAATTATCTCTTTAATAAATTCACTTTTATATTTACCTTTGAAAAATAAACACAATTAATAAAATGACTACAAACCCATTATCAGACAGAATTAATAATTTATCTGTTTCTCAAACTTTAGCAATGGCTGCAAAAGCTAGAGAATTAAAAGCTTTAGGAAAAGACATCATTAGTTTAAGTTTAGGTGAACCTGACTTTAATACGCCCGATTTTATTAAAGAAGCTGCTAAAAGAGCTATTGATGAAAATTGGAGTACTTATTCTCCAGTTGATGGTTATGCAGAACTTAAAGATGCTATTGTTTTAAAATTTAAGCGTGATAATGGTTTAACATATAAACCTGCAAATATTGTTGTTTCGACAGGAGCAAAACAATCTTTATATAATATTGCTCAAGCGATGTTAAATGAAGGTGATGAAGTTATTTTACCTGCTCCGTTTTGGGTAAGTTATTCTGAAATTATTAAATTATCAGGCGGGAACCCAGTTGAAGTTCCAACTTCTGTTGATTCAGATTTTAAAATGACGCCAGCTCAATTAGAAGCTGCCATTACACCTAAAACAAAAATGATGTGGTTTAGTTCGCCATGTAATCCATCAGGTTCAGTTTATAGTAGAGAAGAATTAACTGCCTTAGCTGAAGTTTTAGCTAAGCATCCAAATATTTATGTGGTTTCTGACGAAATTTATGAACACATCAATTTTTCAGGAACTTTTTGTAGTATAGCTTCTGTTTCTGGAATGTTCGAAAGAACAATTACAGTAAATGGCGTTGCCAAAGCTTTTGCAATGACAGGTTGGAGAATTGGTTATATTGGTGCTCCAGAGTTTATCGCTAAAGCTTGTACGAAATTACAAGGGCAAGTAACAAGTGGTGCCAATTCTATTGCACAACGTGCTACGATTACTGCTTTAGAGGCTGAACCGACAGCGATTAAATATATGGTTGATGCTTTCCATAAACGTCGTGATTTAGTTATCGGATTAATTAAAGATATTCCAGGATTAAAAGTTAATGTTCCAGAAGGAGCTTTTTATGCTTTTCCTGATGTTTCTTCTTATTTCGGAAAAACTTTAAATGGTTATGAAATCAAAGACGCAAACGATTTATCTATGTATTTATTAGAATATGCAAATGTTGCAACTGTAACCGGTGATGCTTTCGGAAATCCAAATTGTATTCGTTTGTCATATGCAACAAGTGAAGAAGTTTTAATTGAAGCTTTTAGAAGAATTAAATCAGCATTAGCTCAATAATTATTTATAAGTATATATTTAAAAGCCTAACTTTATTGTTGGGCTTTTTTTGTTTTAATTACATTAAGTTTAAAAAAAAGGCTTGTTTTGAATAAAAGTTTGTAATAATATCATCTAAAGTTTTGTTGTGTTGTTTTTTTTATAGTTTTACAATTCAAACAAATCAACATGAAAAGAATTATTTTAAGTGCATTCTTATTACCATTCGTGATGCATGCACAAGAAAGTGAAAACACATTAGATGAATTAATAATTCAAAATAATCGAATTTCAATTCCTTTTACAGAGCAGAATAGAAATGTAAGTGTAATTAGTTCAGAAGAAATAAAAGATTTACCCGTTAAATCTATTAATGAATTGTTGACTTATGTTTCTGGAGTAGATATTCGCCAACGTGGACCCTTCGGAACTCAAGCTGATATTAGTATTGACGGAGGAAGTTTTGAACAAACACTAATTTTATTAAACGGGGTTCGAATTTCTGACCATCAAACTGCCCACAATTCTTTAAATATTCCAATTCCGACAGATGCAATTGAACGAATCGAAATTTTAAAAGGTCCGGCAGCTCGTATTTACGGCGTAAATAGTTTAACTGGTGCCGTTAATATTGTGACAAAGAAACCAGTTTCTAATTCGTTTTATGCAAATGTTTTTGCCGGTTCAAGCTTTAAAAAGGACAAAGAAGAAAATAATGAAATGTTTAATGGGCGAGGAGTACAACTAGGTTTTACTTTGGCAAAAGAAAAGTTTCAACATCAATTGTATGGTTCACATGAATCGGGCAGTGGTTATCGATATAACACAGCTTACCATAATAATAAAGTTTTTTATCAAGCTGATTTTCAACCGAACGATAAAAATAATTACAATTTATTAGCGGGTTATGTTAATTCAAATTTCGGTGCAAATGGATTTTATGCTGCTCCAGGAGATAAAGAAGCAAAAGAAATTGTACAAACTTTTATGATGGCTGTTCAGTCAAAACATCGTTTGTCTGACAATTTAGTTTTGATGCCTCAAATTGGTTATCGTTATAATTATGATGATTATCGTTATTTCCGTCATAAATTAGATGTTGCAAGAAGTCAACATTATTCAAATAGTTTAAATGCTCAATTAAACTTAAATTATCAAGTGAATTTTGGAGAATTTGGTTTTGGAGCTGAAGGTCGTTATGAGCAAATTAACTCGAGTAATATTGGCGAACACGAAAGAGAAAATTTTGGTTTTTATGCCGAATTTAGAACTCAAGAAATAGAGAAAATTGATATTACAGTTGGAGCTTACACCAATTATAATTCTGTTTTTGGATGGCAAGTTTTCCCAGGTTTAGATTTTAGTTATTTGATTCAGCCCGAATTTAAATTCATTGCCAGCGCAGGAACAAGTCAACGAATTCCATCTTTTACAGATTTGTATTTGGACCAACGTCCAGGAAATGTTGGGAATCCTAATTTAATTTCGGAAAAAGCGTTACAATATGAAGGTGGATTTAAATTTGAAAATGATAATTTCAATGCAAAAGCAATTGTTTTTTATCGAGACATAAATGATTTTATTGATTGGACGCGACTTTCGGCTGATGTTCCTTGGCAAGCAAATAATGTAGGAAGTTTAAGAACAACAGGAGTTAATGCAAGTTTTGATTATCGTTTGAAATCAGAAGATAATCTTTGGAAGTTTAAATTAGCTTATACATATTTGTCTCCAAAAATGGAAGGTCTAGCTGAAGATAATTCTTCTAAATATAAAATTGAAAACTTCCGTCATCAGCTAGTTAATATTATACAATGGTCAAATGCTAATTGGTCTGCCTTAATAGCAAATAGATATAATGAACGCATTTCGTACAAAGACTATTTTTTAACTGATTTACGTGTTTCATATCAACATAAAAAATTTAATTATTATATCGACGCTCAAAATATTTTTGATAAAACATATATCGAAGCTGGTGCTGTACCTATGCCTGGTCGATGGTTTACCCTTGGAGTTAAGTTTAATACTGGGATTTAAATATAAAAGATTTGAAACCACTATAACGCGCAAAAGGGATGGAAGCTTTGTTTGAGCTCTTTTACAAAATTCATTTTGGAAAAAGCGAGTGCGAACAGCCCGACCTGTAACGCAGTGGAAGGATTGTCCAAAATGCAAGCTTTAAAAATCTACTTTTTTTAAAACATTTTGTATTTTAGCCTAAAATAGTTAGAGATGATTTCGAAAGCACAATTTGATAAAGAGTTAGAATTAATTATAGAAAATGCCATTCGAGAAGATGTTGGTGACGGCGATCACAGTTCGTTAGCTTGCATTCCGGCTGATGCAATGGGGAAAGCGAAACTTTTAGTTAAAGAAGACGGAATTTTGGCAGGTGTTGATTTTGCTAAAATGATTTTTAATTACGTGGATCCAGAAATGGAAGTTGAGGTTTTAATCGAAGATGGAACGCCTGTAAAGTACGGAGATATTGCTTTTTATGTAACCGGAAAATCGCAATCTATTTTAAAAGCAGAACGCGTGGTTTTAAATTCAATGCAGCGAATGAGCGCGATTGCTACTAAAACCAAAGCTTTTATGAAAATGGTCGAAGGTACTAAAGCGAAAATTTTAGATACTAGAAAAACGACTCCTGGTATTCGAGCGATTGAGAAATGGGCAGTTAAAATTGGTGGTGGTGAAAATCATCGTTTTGCTTTGTACGATATGATTATGTTGAAAGATAATCATATTGATTTTGCAGGCGGAATTACTCAAGCAATTAATCAAACCAAACAATATCTTAAAGCCGAAAATAGAGATTTGAAGATTATTGTTGAGGCACGAGATTTAAATGAAATTGCAGAGATTTTAGAAAATGATGGTGTTTATCAGATTTTAATTGATAACTTTAATTTTGAAGATACTAAAAAAGCGGTTGCAATGATTGATGGTAAATGTTTTGCAGAATCGTCTGGAAATATTAACGAAAAAACCATTCGTGAATATGCAAATTGTGGCGTTGATTTTATTTCTTCGGGAGCTTTAACTCATTCGGTTTACAATATGGATTTGAGTTTAAAGGCAGTTTTATAATTGATTTATTTTTTAAGTGTCAAAAAATATTGAAGATACATTAATGAAAATTCCGGTAGTGAATAAACTGATTGGATTTTCAAAAAAAATTAAACTTCCAGGTTTACAAGGGCTTACGCTTTACGAACTTTTGGAATTATACATTTATGGAATAGTGCGAGGTGCATTTTCGTATCGTGCGGGTTCCATTGCGTTTAGTTTTTTTATGGCACTTTTTCCGTTTGCACTTTTTATATTGAATTTGATTCCATACATTCCGTTAGAAAATTTTCAACAAGATTTTTTACAGTTTGTAGAAGATAGCGTTCCGCCAAATACTTATGGCGCTATTGAGCTTATTTTAATTGATATTATGAATAACAGTTATAAAAGCTTAATTTCTACAGGGGTTATCATGTCGGTTTTTTTAATGGCAAATGGTGTAAACGCAATTATTGGAGGTTTTCAATCGTCTTATCATATAACCGATTCTCGAAATTTTATTCGTCAATATTTGGTTGCAGTTTGTTTATCGATTGTACTTTCATTAATTATGATTTTATCGGTTGCCGTTTATTTGACCATCGAAATCTTAATGAAAATGACCGAAATTCCGCTTGTAGGAAATGTAGCAAGGTCCATTTTTGTTATATCAATGATATTGATTGTAGTTTCTATCTTGTATAAATTCGGTACAAAAGAAACAAAACGTATGGCTTTCTTTTCATATGGTTCTATATTTACAACGGTTTTAGTTACGTTAACTTCTTATGGTTTTGGTGTTTATGTTTTGCGATTTGCAAAATATAATGAACTTTACGGATCAATTGGTACACTTTTGGTTGTGATGATTTACATCTGGATTAACTGTCTGATTCTTTTACTTGGTTTTGATTTAAATGCAGCAATTTTTAAATTGAAGAATAAAAATTTATATATTAGTAAAAAATAACAAACTATAATTATGAAAAAAACGCTAATTTTTATGTTTATGACAATGTTTCTTGGAATAGGTTCAATGTCAGCTCAAAGTGTAATTGGAAAATGGA comes from Flavobacterium sp. I3-2 and encodes:
- the mltG gene encoding endolytic transglycosylase MltG, giving the protein MKLKNLVAILLVVVMTGLLIYGYTLYNKTFVSNTAFEEREVYVTFPTNSTHEDVKKILSPYVKDFEQFDAVFQQVSFDQGYFPGRFLLKKGMSNYDMIQALKYNVPVKLTFNNQETIEKLVSRISSQIEPDSLALIEVFTDPEFLKENNFTKDDVLSMFIPNTYEFYWNTTPLKVRNQMQKEYNRFWNEERKAKAKKLGLTPTEVVTLASIVQKETAKVDERPKVAGAYLNRLEKGMLLQADPTVVYSKKLLSNDFEQIIKRVYLKDLKLNSPYNTYMYTGLPPGPIAMPDISSIDAVLNPEKHNYIFFCASVERMGYHEFAENLAQHNVNRDKYSAWLDKNNIQ
- a CDS encoding transglycosylase family protein; translated protein: MIKKCSYFIGIITLIVLVLSAFKKYETESISKFLTTAKENITYHVPTENEVSEKLLADNYKVIPITKSKSFIEFKEALAERESAGEYDIVNSYGYMGKYQFGKSALKTIGINDSQEFLDNPAMQEKAFVALLQINKWILRKEILKYQGKRVGGVLITESGILAAAHLGGAGSVQDFLRSNGTVSFSDGYGTNIKHYIKKFAGYDTSNITEDKQAMVM
- a CDS encoding PspC domain-containing protein, which translates into the protein MNKTVTINIAGLFFHIDEDAYDKLSNYLQAIKNSLNTDGKEEIINDIESRIAEIFSEKINPKTGVISMLDVDNIIQVMGQPEDYRLDDENESQSQTEQNSTNENYIKRPRKLFRDGEKRVLGGVLSGLSNYFNIDVVWIRILFILLIFVYGSSIIIYPILWIIIPKAKTVSDILEMKGEPVNISNIEKQVRENFDQIGNNIRNIDTQRFKDAGTKLSEIILKLLGIACVFIGSMGMIGSAIMIFVFNTISLAKFNNFPIEEIVKLGYPTWMILTSVFLIAFIPSLIIFITGLSCLYKNIKYVGLISILLGFTWGAAIICFSVIMIEVESKNDLIKKFIDDTSKVTVVKKSLDHITNDTLKIDFIRDPRFYGMNDSLSNGKIYKEEDDIEFEIKSTTNQDGYFEIITEASYSKSSSIVINNNSGKASITETPTMLEYYSKIDNNNIEFANAILTEKNNLDKYNNSVKIILYLPNSKIVRINKTNDISFDYNNNIQSGINFYKLIDDKLECVSCD
- a CDS encoding PadR family transcriptional regulator, with the protein product MNIENTKAQMRKGILEFCILSLLKDKDCYTSEILDMLKDAKLLVVEGTIYPLLTRLKNDDLLSYRWEESTSGPPRKYYKLTEQGESFLKELALTWTELSNAVKLITEKQ
- a CDS encoding DUF4442 domain-containing protein; the protein is MEFTPSKLNAYLFAKLPSAYWSGVRVSSIDENKCIVCVKHKWFNQNPFKSMYFAVQAMAAELSTGALVMLQIQKSKQKISMLVANNNGSYAKKATGKITFTCNDGSKIKEAINLAIETGEGQKIWMQSIGKDEVGDQVSEMNFEWTIKVKRS
- a CDS encoding TIGR01777 family oxidoreductase, producing MKVLITGATGFIGTSISDFLLDKGLEINYLTTTKSKIESTVNYKGFYWNPEKNEIDSKCIEGVDYIVNLSGKSIGCRWNSKNKSEILKSRIDSSKTLFKLLETNNHNVKKIISASAIGIYKNDIRKLQSETETNYNTDFLGTVCKQWEAENEKFNDLGIETLIVRFGLVLSDKNGALPKFAKAVKNYMASPFGTGNQWYSWIHIHDLVRVIDFGLKTETAGVLNAVTPYPKTQKDFLATLSRTLDKKMIMPAIPTGVLKVFFGEMHHLLTDSQKISSNKLLNLGFEFKYPLLKDALRNFYK
- the rsmG gene encoding 16S rRNA (guanine(527)-N(7))-methyltransferase RsmG, with translation MKDILRYFPDLTENQVKQFEMLEILYQDWNAKINVISRKDIDELYTKHILHSLGIAKIQAFKPGSTVMDVGTGGGFPAIPLAILFPETNFYAIDVIAKKIKVVNEVATAIGLKNLKAEQKRAELVKEEFDFVISRAVTNMPDFVKWVKDKTKKKNNHDLENGILYLKGGDLTEELKDFPKATLYNLTEIFDNDFFETKKVVHLPLKYKI
- a CDS encoding pyridoxal phosphate-dependent aminotransferase encodes the protein MTTNPLSDRINNLSVSQTLAMAAKARELKALGKDIISLSLGEPDFNTPDFIKEAAKRAIDENWSTYSPVDGYAELKDAIVLKFKRDNGLTYKPANIVVSTGAKQSLYNIAQAMLNEGDEVILPAPFWVSYSEIIKLSGGNPVEVPTSVDSDFKMTPAQLEAAITPKTKMMWFSSPCNPSGSVYSREELTALAEVLAKHPNIYVVSDEIYEHINFSGTFCSIASVSGMFERTITVNGVAKAFAMTGWRIGYIGAPEFIAKACTKLQGQVTSGANSIAQRATITALEAEPTAIKYMVDAFHKRRDLVIGLIKDIPGLKVNVPEGAFYAFPDVSSYFGKTLNGYEIKDANDLSMYLLEYANVATVTGDAFGNPNCIRLSYATSEEVLIEAFRRIKSALAQ
- a CDS encoding TonB-dependent receptor plug domain-containing protein, whose product is MKRIILSAFLLPFVMHAQESENTLDELIIQNNRISIPFTEQNRNVSVISSEEIKDLPVKSINELLTYVSGVDIRQRGPFGTQADISIDGGSFEQTLILLNGVRISDHQTAHNSLNIPIPTDAIERIEILKGPAARIYGVNSLTGAVNIVTKKPVSNSFYANVFAGSSFKKDKEENNEMFNGRGVQLGFTLAKEKFQHQLYGSHESGSGYRYNTAYHNNKVFYQADFQPNDKNNYNLLAGYVNSNFGANGFYAAPGDKEAKEIVQTFMMAVQSKHRLSDNLVLMPQIGYRYNYDDYRYFRHKLDVARSQHYSNSLNAQLNLNYQVNFGEFGFGAEGRYEQINSSNIGEHERENFGFYAEFRTQEIEKIDITVGAYTNYNSVFGWQVFPGLDFSYLIQPEFKFIASAGTSQRIPSFTDLYLDQRPGNVGNPNLISEKALQYEGGFKFENDNFNAKAIVFYRDINDFIDWTRLSADVPWQANNVGSLRTTGVNASFDYRLKSEDNLWKFKLAYTYLSPKMEGLAEDNSSKYKIENFRHQLVNIIQWSNANWSALIANRYNERISYKDYFLTDLRVSYQHKKFNYYIDAQNIFDKTYIEAGAVPMPGRWFTLGVKFNTGI
- the nadC gene encoding carboxylating nicotinate-nucleotide diphosphorylase translates to MISKAQFDKELELIIENAIREDVGDGDHSSLACIPADAMGKAKLLVKEDGILAGVDFAKMIFNYVDPEMEVEVLIEDGTPVKYGDIAFYVTGKSQSILKAERVVLNSMQRMSAIATKTKAFMKMVEGTKAKILDTRKTTPGIRAIEKWAVKIGGGENHRFALYDMIMLKDNHIDFAGGITQAINQTKQYLKAENRDLKIIVEARDLNEIAEILENDGVYQILIDNFNFEDTKKAVAMIDGKCFAESSGNINEKTIREYANCGVDFISSGALTHSVYNMDLSLKAVL
- a CDS encoding YihY/virulence factor BrkB family protein; the encoded protein is MSKNIEDTLMKIPVVNKLIGFSKKIKLPGLQGLTLYELLELYIYGIVRGAFSYRAGSIAFSFFMALFPFALFILNLIPYIPLENFQQDFLQFVEDSVPPNTYGAIELILIDIMNNSYKSLISTGVIMSVFLMANGVNAIIGGFQSSYHITDSRNFIRQYLVAVCLSIVLSLIMILSVAVYLTIEILMKMTEIPLVGNVARSIFVISMILIVVSILYKFGTKETKRMAFFSYGSIFTTVLVTLTSYGFGVYVLRFAKYNELYGSIGTLLVVMIYIWINCLILLLGFDLNAAIFKLKNKNLYISKK